From the Anabaena cylindrica PCC 7122 genome, the window GTCGCCCTCCTAGACGCTCAAACCCTCACCCCCCTACTCGGCACAGCCACCGGACTCACCCAAACCGACTCCCTCCTCAACCTCCAACAAACCGGCAACGCCTACTTCAGCAACAACGTCAAAATCGCAGGCGCAAACACCTCCGGCGACAAAATAGCCCTGAACACACCCCGCACCGTCAACATCGACATCAGCAACATCGCCCCCGGAACCGTCGCCTCCCTCTACTTCGACCTCCTCGGCTTCGGAGCCAAAGATGCTCAAGTCATCATTGATAACGTCATCCTCCTCAACGACGACCTCATCACCCCCATAGCCAACAACGACACAGCCACCACCGACCAAGGACAACCCCTACTCATCAACGTCCTAGCCAACGACAGCACCCCCAACGGCACAGTCCAACTAGGTACAGCAGCAAATGGCAGCATCATCATCAACCCCGACAGCACCCTCACCTACACACCCAACAACAACTTCATCGGTACAGACACCTTCACCTACATCATCCTAGACAACAACGCCATCTCCAACGAAGCCACAGTCAGCGTCACCGTCAACAACATCGCCCCCACGATCAACAACGTTACGGTAGAATCAAACATTCAAGAAGGTACAATCAGCACCTTCAGCGCCACAGCCACCGACCCTGGTAACGACCTCACCTATAATTGGAACTTTGGTGATGGAACAGATACAGTAATTGGACAAAACGTCAATCACATCTTTGTTGACAACGGCATCTACACCGTCACCTTCACCGTCAACGATACAAATGGTGCGAACACATCCCAAACAATAACCGCCAACGTCAGTAACATCGCTCCAGTTGTGCAAGCAGGTGTAGACATCACCACAGATGAAGGTACAGCCATCACCTTCAACGGCAACTTTAACGACCCCGGCATATTAGATACCCATACAATCACATGGGACTTTGGGGACAACAGCACAGCCACAGGCATCCTTAACCCCACTCACACCTACACCAAAGATGGTATATACACAGCAACCCTAACAGTACAAGATAACGACGGCGGTACTAGCAGCAACAGCTTAACTGTAACCGTTAACAACACCGACCTAATTATCACCAATATCTCTGCTGACACCAATGTAAATGAAGGTGCAGTTGCCAACTTCAGCGCCACAGCCACCGACCCTGGTAACGACCTCACCTACACTTGGAACTTTGGTGATGGTACAAACGCAGTAATTGGACAAAATGTCAATCATATCTTTGCTGAAGATGGCAGTTATATCGTCACCCTCACCGTCAGCGATACAAATGGCGGTACAACCAGCGAAACCCTCAGCGTCCAAGTCAACAATGCTGCACCCATAATCACCAACATCTCTGGTGATAGTAATATTAATGAAGGTGCAACAGCCAACTTCACTGCCACTGCCACAGACCCAGGAAATGATACCATTACCTACACTTGGAACTTTGGAGATGGAACAGATGCAATAATTGGAGAAAATATCAATCACATCTTTACTGAAGATGGCATCTACACCGTCACTCTCACCGTCAGCGATTCAGAAGGTGCTAACACATTCCAAACATTAACCACCAACGTCAGTAACGTTGCACCTATTGTAGAAGCAGGTGTTAATCAAACCATCTACACCAGTGAAACAGTCAACTTCAACGGACAATTTACCGACCCTGGTATATTAGATACCCACACAATTACATGGGACTTCGGAGATGGCAATACTACCACAGGCATCCTTAATCCCAGCCACATTTACACCACTGATGGAACATACACAGCCACTCTCACCATTACCGACAATGATCATGCAGTTTCTAACGATATAATGACCGTCACGGTGCAAAAACCACCCAGCATATCAGTTAGTGATGTCAGTATCATTGAAGGTGACAATGGTGAGAAACTAGCTATTTTCACTGCTAACTTATCAGAAGTCAGTACCCGCGATATCAGCGTCAACTACACAACTGCCGACGGCACAGCCACAGCAGGTAGTGACTATACTGCAACCAATGGTACACTCACCTTTGCACCTGGTGAGACAACTAAAACAGTTTCAGTGCAAATTATCGGTGATGCCCTGATAGAATCAGATGAAACCTTCAACATCAACCTGAGTAATGCCACCAATGCCACTATTGCTGATGCCATTGGAGTTGGTACAATTCTCAATAATGACCTCCCCCTTGCTTTTGCAATCAAAGCCGAAGGAACTGTCACCATTAATAATGGTGGAGATTTTGATGGTAATCCCTTGGATTTGAGTGATGATGCTCTAATTTATGCAGGTAAAGGGTTTACAATTAATGGCAATCCCACATTACCTGTTCAAAGAGATGCTCAGGGTAATCCTATCCATGATTCTAATGGCAAGCTGGTGCTGGTAGATAGAGCAGTGACTGTGGCTCCTGGCTACACTGTTACTAACGGTCCAAGTAATCAATATGCTAATTTACTTCCCCCACAAGTGGTAGATAAACAGACTATCAATATCCCAGTTTATGCAGATATCAAACAACTGGAACTGAATCGTCGAATTCCTGCTAACACTCCAACTGTGACATTCAATGTTTCCCAAAACCCGATGAATAATGCTAATGATTGGGCTGCGAAGTTTCCACCTCCAGGTACAGCAACTAATCCTACTGTGGTGCGGGTTACAGGTGGGGGATTGAATGTTCCTAGTGGTATTACCATTAGCAATTATGTGATCATTGTCGAACAGGGTGATATTAACTTTAATGGCAATGGACACAATTTTAATAATGTGGTGCTGGTTAGTAATAATGGTAATATCAATCTGTCCAATTTACAGGCACAAAATTTGTCTGTGTTTGCTTCTGGCTCGATTAATATGAATGGTGGTGCGAGGTTTGCTGGCTCTACGTTGATGGCGAATAACAGTGGTAATATTACTTTTAATGGTGCGACTACTACGACGGATGCTGCTAGTAATTTGCAGGTGATTTCTAGTGGAGATATTACTTATAATGGGGCAGCGAATACGCGGGGAACTTTCCAGGCTGTGAAGAATTTTAATTACAATAGTAGTTCAACTTTGTTTGGTACTATTGAAGTCAAGGGTAATATTACTTTTAATAGTGCTGCTACTGTTATTGCTGTTGGTAGTTAGTTCTAACGAGAGCAATCTTTGTATTCTGTAAAAATTAATCTTCCTTCACTCAAAGAACAACAAAAAATTGCCTCTATTCTCTCCGGTTGTACCCCTCTATCGTTACCTTGTAAGAGATACCTCCGTTCAGTCGTCAAATCCTTAATCCCCCTTTTCGAGGGTTATACAAAAAAACCCTAGTTGAACATCAAAATTGCTAGAATGCAGATATAGCAACCGTTTTCAGACCATCTTGCCGGAAATTACTCGTATCTCGGCTCAATACCAAAGTGGTTAAACGTAGCTCACAAAAAAGTTTCCAGCCTCTACACTAAAGCAGAGAATCCACTCCAAAATGCATACCTGGATTCCCTGCTATCCATGCAGTAGCCTCTGCTACCAGGACTTCGTGACCGGAATCTAGGTAAAATTGCATCTTGAACATCATCTCCAGGTGTCGGCGCTCTTGACCACAAATAAGTCGCCCTGAAATCACCCCGTATTCCCGCACCTTTTTCTTAGCATGGGTTACTGCCAATAGCCGCAACTTCGTTACCCGCTTGAGTTCTTCAATCCTTGAGTCAT encodes:
- a CDS encoding restriction endonuclease subunit S, which produces MYSVKINLPSLKEQQKIASILSGCTPLSLPCKRYLRSVVKSLIPLFEGYTKKP